The genomic region GACCGCGCCAAGGTCATCGCGGGAACCGGAACCAACCACACCTCGCACTCGATCGAGATGGCCAAGCGGGCCGCCAAAGCCGGTGCCCACGGCCAGCTGATCGTCACCCCGTATTACAACAAGCCGAGCCAGGCCGGCATCCAGGCGCACGTCGAGGCCGTGGCCGACGCCGCCGACCTCCCCGTCATGGTCTACGACATCCCCGGCCGCGCCGGCGTCCCCATCCTGCCCGAGACCATGATCCGGCTCGCTGACCACCCCAGGATCGTTGCCCTCAAGGACGCGAAGGCAGATTTCGCCGCCGTCACCCAGGTCCTGGCGAACACCGACATCGATGTCTACTCCGGCGATGACGGCCTCACGCTGCCGTGGATGGCCGCCGGCGCCGTCGGACTGGTCAGTGTCTCCGCGCACGTCGCGACGCGGCAGTTCCGCGCACTGATCGATGCCGCACTTGCAGGCGATTTTGCTACCGCCCGCACTCTACATTTCGAACTGGACCCCGTGGTCCGCGCAGTGATGACCCACATTCAGGGTGCTGTCGCTGCCAAGCAGGTTCTTAAGTGGCAGGGAGTCCTGCCCAACTCGGTTGTCCGTTTGCCCCTCGTGGAGCCGGACGAGGCCGAGATCGCAATCATCCGCGAGGATTTGGCGGAAGCGGGGATGGTCTTCTCCTGATCGGGAGCCAATCCTGATCGTTGAGAACCAGCCCGGCTTTTGCCTGGAAAGTAGTGC from Arthrobacter sp. NicSoilB8 harbors:
- the dapA gene encoding 4-hydroxy-tetrahydrodipicolinate synthase: MADSDIRSYTFGTLVTAMVTPFTSDGEVDYKQSAELASKLVDDGNDALVISGTTGETSTLEDDEKEKLFRVIVEAVGDRAKVIAGTGTNHTSHSIEMAKRAAKAGAHGQLIVTPYYNKPSQAGIQAHVEAVADAADLPVMVYDIPGRAGVPILPETMIRLADHPRIVALKDAKADFAAVTQVLANTDIDVYSGDDGLTLPWMAAGAVGLVSVSAHVATRQFRALIDAALAGDFATARTLHFELDPVVRAVMTHIQGAVAAKQVLKWQGVLPNSVVRLPLVEPDEAEIAIIREDLAEAGMVFS